From Anas acuta chromosome 11, bAnaAcu1.1, whole genome shotgun sequence, the proteins below share one genomic window:
- the PSMD6 gene encoding 26S proteasome non-ATPase regulatory subunit 6, with translation MPLENLEEEGLPKNPDLRIAQLRFLLSLRPRAPDPAARDELMAAVRQHDMAPYYEALCKSLEWQVDTELLNKMKKANEEELKRLDNELEDAEKILGESEIRDAMMAKAEYLCRIGDKEGALTAFRKTYDKTVALGHRLDIVFYLLRIGLFYMDNDLITRNIEKAKSLIEEGGDWDRRNRLKVYQGLYCVAIRDFKQAAELFLDTVSTFTSYELMDYKTFVTYTVYVSMIALDRPDLREKVIKGAEILEVLHSLPAVRQYLFSLYECSYAAFFQSLAIVEQEMKKDWLFAPHYRYYVREMRIHAYSQLLESYRSLTLGYMAEAFGVSVEFIDQELSRFIAAGRLHCKIDKVNEIVETNRPDSKNWQYQETIKKGDLLLNRVQKLSRVINM, from the exons aTGCCGCTGGAGAACCTGGAGGAGGAGGGGCTGCCCAAAAACCCCGACCTGCGCATCGCGCAGCTCCGCTTCCTGCTCAGCCTCCGGCCCCGGGCGCCCGACCCCGCCGCGAGGGATGAGCTGATGGCGGCCGTGAGGCAGCACG ACATGGCTCCGTATTACGAAGCGCTCTGCAAGTCTCTTGAGTGGCAGGTAGACACGGAGCTGCTGAACAAGATGAAGAAAGCTAACGAGGAGGAGTTGAAACGTCTCGATAACGAATTAGAGGATGCTGAAAAGATCCTGGGGGAGAGTGAAATCCGAGATGCCATGATGGCCAAAGCTGAGTACCTGTGCAGGATCGGGGACAAG GAGGGAGCTCTGACTGCCTTCCGCAAGACTTACGACAAAACCGTGGCGCTGGGACATCGCCTGGATATCGTGTTCTATCTCCTCAGAATTGGCTTGTTCTACATGGACAACGACCTCATCACGCGGAACATCGAAAAGGCCAAAAG tCTAATAGAAGAAGGCGGGGACTGGGATAGGAGAAATCGTCTAAAAGTGTACCAGGGTCTGTACTGTGTAGCTATTCGAGATTTCAAACAGGCAGCGGAGCTCTTCCTCGACACAGTTTCAACGTTTACGTCCTATGAACTTATGGATTACAAAACGTTTGTAACATACACTGTCTACGTCAGCATGATTGCATTAGACAGGCCTGACCTTAGGGAAAAG GTTATTAAAGGAGCAGAGATTCTGGAAGTGTTACATAGTTTGCCTGCTGTACGACAGTATCTCTTCTCCCTTTACGAATGCAGTTATGCagcctttttccagtcactag ctATTGTAGAgcaagagatgaaaaaagatTGGCTGTTTGCACCTCACTATCGATACTATGTACGGGAAATGAGAATCCATGCATACAGCCAGCTCCTTGAGTCTTACCGGTCGTTGACATTAGGATACATGGCGGAAGCATTTGGAGTCAGCGTAGAATTCATAGATCA gGAGCTTTCAAGATTTATTGCAGCTGGGCGATTACACTGCAAAATAGACAAAGTAAATGAGATTGTAGAAACTAACAG GCCTGATAGCAAGAATTGGCAGTACCAAGAAACCATCAAGAAAGGAGATTTGCTGCTAAACAGAGTTCAGAAACTTTCCAGAGTAATTAATATGTAA